From the genome of Nicotiana sylvestris chromosome 2, ASM39365v2, whole genome shotgun sequence, one region includes:
- the LOC104248014 gene encoding probable pectinesterase 53: MATSRTRLLELLFILILLFAISANAKRGKHSRRQNKLKVANEDGFLNWINRISSRNHSVFHEAKNKFEPCKFIKVNKNPKHGDFTTVQEAIDSIPIANSCRVVISVSPGIYREKIEIPATMAYITLEGASSRKTTIKWDDTADRVGKDGQPMGTYGSATFAVNSPYFIAKNITFKNVAPPPPSGALGKQAVALRISADTAAFINCKFIGAQDTLYDHRGRHYFKNCYIQGSVDFIFGDGLSLYENCHLNAKTKSYGALTAQKRESMLEETGFSFVNCKVTGSGALYLGRAWGTFSRVIFAYTYMDKIITSKGWYDWGDKNRHMTVFYGQFKCSGPGANHGGRVKWSRELTEQEANPFVSLSFIDGHEWLLNI; the protein is encoded by the exons ATGGCTACTTCAAGGACGAGATTACTAGAGTTGCTTTTTATCTTAATTTTATTGTTTGCTATTAGTGCAAATGCTAAAAGGGGTAAACATTCTAGGAGGCAGAATAAGTTGAAAGTGGCTAATGAAGATGGTTTCTTGAATTGGATTAATCGCATTAGTTCTCGCAATCATTCTGTCTTCCACGAAGCGAAGAACAAATTTGAGCCTTGCAAATTTATTAAGGTGAATAAAAACCCAAAGCATGGAGATTTTACTACGGTTCAAGAGGCTATTGATTCAATTCCAATTGCCAATTCTTGTCGAGTGGTTATTTCTGTTAGTCCTGGGATTTACAG GGAGAAGATTGAAATTCCAGCAACAATGGCATACATTACACTGGAAGGTGCTAGTTCGCGCAAAACGACTATCAAATGGGATGACACTGCAGATAGGGTAGGAAAAGATGGCCAGCCAATGGGAACGTATGGTTCTGCAACGTTTGCTGTTAATTCCCCCTACTTCATTGCCAAAAACATCACCTTTAAG AATGTAGCACCACCACCACCATCAGGGGCACTGGGAAAGCAAGCTGTGGCATTAAGAATCTCCGCAGACACAGCGGCGTTTATAAATTGCAAATTCATAGGAGCACAAGATACATTGTATGATCACAGGGGCAGGCATTATTTCAAGAACTGCTATATACAAGGTTCTGTGGATTTTATATTTGGAGATGGGTTGTCCCTCTACGAGAATTGTCACTTAAATGCCAAAACAAAAAGCTATGGGGCATTGACAGCCCAGAAGAGGGAGAGCATGCTGGAGGAAACTGGATTCTCTTTTGTGAATTGCAAGGTTACTGGATCTGGTGCTCTTTACCTGGGCAGGGCTTGGGGTACTTTCTCAAGGGTCATATTTGCTTACACTTACATGGATAAGATCATCACTTCAAAGGGATGGTATGACTGGGGGGATAAGAACAGGCATAT GACGGTATTTTATGGGCAATTCAAGTGTTCGGGACCAGGGGCAAACCACGGTGGCAGGGTGAAATGGTCCAGGGAGCTCACTGAACAAGAAGCTAATCCGTTTGTCTCACTCAGCTTCATCGATGGTCATGAATGGCTTCTCAATATTTGA
- the LOC104248013 gene encoding PHAF1 protein At3g51130 isoform X4: MQRPRRRCEGTAMGAIVLDLRPGVGIGPFTLGMPICEAFAQIEQQPNIYDVVHVKYYDEEPLKLDIVISFPDHGFHLRFDPWSQRLRLIEIFDVKRLQMRYATSVIGGPSTLATFVAVYSLFGPTYPGTYDKDRGVYTLFYPGLSFAFPIPSQYTDCCRDGEAELPLEFPDGTTPVTCRVSIYDSSTGSKVGVGSMMDKACTPPLPAGSLYMEEVHVKLGEELWFSIGGQHIPFGASPQDVWTELGRPCGIHQKQVDQMVIHSASDPRPRTTLCGDYFYNYFTRGIDVLFDGQTHKIKKFVLHTNYPGHADFNSYMKCNFVIHCSDFVGAYHQDVNSSKGTITASTKWEQVKEILGDCGRAAIQTQGSTSNPFGSTFVYGYQNLAFEVMKNGYIATVTLFQS, translated from the exons ATGCAGAGACCCAGACGCCGCTGCGAAGGCACAGCCATGGGCGCTATCGTTCTCGATCTCCGCCCTGGTGTCGGCATCGGTCCTTTTACTCTCG GAATGCCTATTTGCGAAGCTTTTGCTCAAATAGAACAGCAGCCTAACATTTACGATGTTGTTCATGTTAAGTATTATGATGAG GAGCCCTTAAAACTTGACATTGTCATTAGCTTCCCAGATCATGGATTTCATCTGCGGTTTGATCCTTGGTCGCAG AGGCTGCGCCTTATTGAAATTTTTGATGTAAAACGGCTCCAGATGCGCTATGCAACTTCTGTAATAGG CGGGCCGTCCACTTTAGCCACTTTTGTAGCAGTCTACTCTCTTTTTGGGCCAACCTATCCAGGAACATATGACAAGGATCGAGGAGTTTACACTCTATTTTATCCG GGTTTGTCGTTTGCTTTTCCAATTCCCTCCCAGTATACAGATTGCTGTCGTGATGGAGAAG CGGAACTACCTCTGGAGTTTCCAGATGGCACAACTCCAGTTACTTGCCGTGTATCAATATATGATAGTTCTACTGGCAGTAAAGTTGGCGTTGGATCTATGATGGACAAGGCCTGTACACCTCCTCTGCCTGCTGGCAGCCTCTACATGGAAGAAGTGCATGTAAAG CTGGGGGAAGAATTATGGTTTAGCATTGGCGGCCAACACATCCCCTTTGGTGCTTCACCGCAG GATGTTTGGACTGAGTTAGGTCGACCATGCGGAATCCATCAGAAACAG GTCGATCAAATGGTGATTCATTCTGCTTCAGATCCCCGACCAAGGACAACCCTTTGTGGTGATTACTTCTACAACTACTTTACTCGTGGCATAGATGTACTATTTGATGGGCAG ACACATAAGATCAAGAAGTTTGTCTTGCACACCAACTATCCTGGGCATGCTGATTTCAATTCATATATGAAGTGCAATTTTGTAATCCATTGTTCTGATT TTGTTGGGGCATATCATCAGGATGTAAACTCCTCTAAAGGCACTATAACAGCCAGCACAAAGTGGGAACAAGTTAAG GAGATACTCGGGGATTGTGGTCGAGCTGCTATCCAAACGCAAGGCTCTACAAGCAATCCGTTTGGATCTACCTTTGTATATGGCTACCAAAATCTTGCCTTTGAG GTGATGAAGAATGGTTACATTGCGACTGTAACTCTCTTCCAGTCTTGA
- the LOC104248013 gene encoding PHAF1 protein At3g51130 isoform X1 translates to MQRPRRRCEGTAMGAIVLDLRPGVGIGPFTLGMPICEAFAQIEQQPNIYDVVHVKYYDEEPLKLDIVISFPDHGFHLRFDPWSQRLRLIEIFDVKRLQMRYATSVIGGPSTLATFVAVYSLFGPTYPGTYDKDRGVYTLFYPGLSFAFPIPSQYTDCCRDGEAELPLEFPDGTTPVTCRVSIYDSSTGSKVGVGSMMDKACTPPLPAGSLYMEEVHLGEELWFSIGGQHIPFGASPQDVWTELGRPCGIHQKQVDQMVIHSASDPRPRTTLCGDYFYNYFTRGIDVLFDGQTHKIKKFVLHTNYPGHADFNSYMKCNFVIHCSDFVGAYHQDVNSSKGTITASTKWEQVKEILGDCGRAAIQTQGSTSNPFGSTFVYGYQNLAFEVMKNGYIATVTLFQS, encoded by the exons ATGCAGAGACCCAGACGCCGCTGCGAAGGCACAGCCATGGGCGCTATCGTTCTCGATCTCCGCCCTGGTGTCGGCATCGGTCCTTTTACTCTCG GAATGCCTATTTGCGAAGCTTTTGCTCAAATAGAACAGCAGCCTAACATTTACGATGTTGTTCATGTTAAGTATTATGATGAG GAGCCCTTAAAACTTGACATTGTCATTAGCTTCCCAGATCATGGATTTCATCTGCGGTTTGATCCTTGGTCGCAG AGGCTGCGCCTTATTGAAATTTTTGATGTAAAACGGCTCCAGATGCGCTATGCAACTTCTGTAATAGG CGGGCCGTCCACTTTAGCCACTTTTGTAGCAGTCTACTCTCTTTTTGGGCCAACCTATCCAGGAACATATGACAAGGATCGAGGAGTTTACACTCTATTTTATCCG GGTTTGTCGTTTGCTTTTCCAATTCCCTCCCAGTATACAGATTGCTGTCGTGATGGAGAAG CGGAACTACCTCTGGAGTTTCCAGATGGCACAACTCCAGTTACTTGCCGTGTATCAATATATGATAGTTCTACTGGCAGTAAAGTTGGCGTTGGATCTATGATGGACAAGGCCTGTACACCTCCTCTGCCTGCTGGCAGCCTCTACATGGAAGAAGTGCAT CTGGGGGAAGAATTATGGTTTAGCATTGGCGGCCAACACATCCCCTTTGGTGCTTCACCGCAG GATGTTTGGACTGAGTTAGGTCGACCATGCGGAATCCATCAGAAACAG GTCGATCAAATGGTGATTCATTCTGCTTCAGATCCCCGACCAAGGACAACCCTTTGTGGTGATTACTTCTACAACTACTTTACTCGTGGCATAGATGTACTATTTGATGGGCAG ACACATAAGATCAAGAAGTTTGTCTTGCACACCAACTATCCTGGGCATGCTGATTTCAATTCATATATGAAGTGCAATTTTGTAATCCATTGTTCTGATT TTGTTGGGGCATATCATCAGGATGTAAACTCCTCTAAAGGCACTATAACAGCCAGCACAAAGTGGGAACAAGTTAAG GAGATACTCGGGGATTGTGGTCGAGCTGCTATCCAAACGCAAGGCTCTACAAGCAATCCGTTTGGATCTACCTTTGTATATGGCTACCAAAATCTTGCCTTTGAG GTGATGAAGAATGGTTACATTGCGACTGTAACTCTCTTCCAGTCTTGA
- the LOC104248013 gene encoding PHAF1 protein At3g51130 isoform X2: MQRPRRRCEGTAMGAIVLDLRPGVGIGPFTLGMPICEAFAQIEQQPNIYDVVHVKYYDEEPLKLDIVISFPDHGFHLRFDPWSQRLRLIEIFDVKRLQMRYATSVIGGPSTLATFVAVYSLFGPTYPGTYDKDRGVYTLFYPGLSFAFPIPSQYTDCCRDGEAELPLEFPDGTTPVTCRVSIYDSSTGSKVGVGSMMDKACTPPLPAGSLYMEEVHVKLGEELWFSIGGQHIPFGASPQDVWTELGRPCGIHQKQVDQMVIHSASDPRPRTTLCGDYFYNYFTRGIDVLFDGQTHKIKKFVLHTNYPGHADFNSYMKCNFVIHCSDFVGAYHQDVNSSKGTITASTKWEQEILGDCGRAAIQTQGSTSNPFGSTFVYGYQNLAFEVMKNGYIATVTLFQS; this comes from the exons ATGCAGAGACCCAGACGCCGCTGCGAAGGCACAGCCATGGGCGCTATCGTTCTCGATCTCCGCCCTGGTGTCGGCATCGGTCCTTTTACTCTCG GAATGCCTATTTGCGAAGCTTTTGCTCAAATAGAACAGCAGCCTAACATTTACGATGTTGTTCATGTTAAGTATTATGATGAG GAGCCCTTAAAACTTGACATTGTCATTAGCTTCCCAGATCATGGATTTCATCTGCGGTTTGATCCTTGGTCGCAG AGGCTGCGCCTTATTGAAATTTTTGATGTAAAACGGCTCCAGATGCGCTATGCAACTTCTGTAATAGG CGGGCCGTCCACTTTAGCCACTTTTGTAGCAGTCTACTCTCTTTTTGGGCCAACCTATCCAGGAACATATGACAAGGATCGAGGAGTTTACACTCTATTTTATCCG GGTTTGTCGTTTGCTTTTCCAATTCCCTCCCAGTATACAGATTGCTGTCGTGATGGAGAAG CGGAACTACCTCTGGAGTTTCCAGATGGCACAACTCCAGTTACTTGCCGTGTATCAATATATGATAGTTCTACTGGCAGTAAAGTTGGCGTTGGATCTATGATGGACAAGGCCTGTACACCTCCTCTGCCTGCTGGCAGCCTCTACATGGAAGAAGTGCATGTAAAG CTGGGGGAAGAATTATGGTTTAGCATTGGCGGCCAACACATCCCCTTTGGTGCTTCACCGCAG GATGTTTGGACTGAGTTAGGTCGACCATGCGGAATCCATCAGAAACAG GTCGATCAAATGGTGATTCATTCTGCTTCAGATCCCCGACCAAGGACAACCCTTTGTGGTGATTACTTCTACAACTACTTTACTCGTGGCATAGATGTACTATTTGATGGGCAG ACACATAAGATCAAGAAGTTTGTCTTGCACACCAACTATCCTGGGCATGCTGATTTCAATTCATATATGAAGTGCAATTTTGTAATCCATTGTTCTGATT TTGTTGGGGCATATCATCAGGATGTAAACTCCTCTAAAGGCACTATAACAGCCAGCACAAAGTGGGAACAA GAGATACTCGGGGATTGTGGTCGAGCTGCTATCCAAACGCAAGGCTCTACAAGCAATCCGTTTGGATCTACCTTTGTATATGGCTACCAAAATCTTGCCTTTGAG GTGATGAAGAATGGTTACATTGCGACTGTAACTCTCTTCCAGTCTTGA
- the LOC104248013 gene encoding PHAF1 protein At3g51130 isoform X3, whose product MQRPRRRCEGTAMGAIVLDLRPGVGIGPFTLGMPICEAFAQIEQQPNIYDVVHVKYYDEEPLKLDIVISFPDHGFHLRFDPWSQRLRLIEIFDVKRLQMRYATSVIGGPSTLATFVAVYSLFGPTYPGTYDKDRGVYTLFYPGLSFAFPIPSQYTDCCRDGEAELPLEFPDGTTPVTCRVSIYDSSTGSKVGVGSMMDKACTPPLPAGSLYMEEVHVKLGEELWFSIGGQHIPFGASPQDVWTELGRPCGIHQKQVDQMVIHSASDPRPRTTLCGDYFYNYFTRGIDVLFDGQTHKIKKFVLHTNYPGHADFNSYMKCNFVIHCSDFVGAYHQDVNSSKGTITASTKWEQVKVDSSFPVSYISSFSGLNFKLTHR is encoded by the exons ATGCAGAGACCCAGACGCCGCTGCGAAGGCACAGCCATGGGCGCTATCGTTCTCGATCTCCGCCCTGGTGTCGGCATCGGTCCTTTTACTCTCG GAATGCCTATTTGCGAAGCTTTTGCTCAAATAGAACAGCAGCCTAACATTTACGATGTTGTTCATGTTAAGTATTATGATGAG GAGCCCTTAAAACTTGACATTGTCATTAGCTTCCCAGATCATGGATTTCATCTGCGGTTTGATCCTTGGTCGCAG AGGCTGCGCCTTATTGAAATTTTTGATGTAAAACGGCTCCAGATGCGCTATGCAACTTCTGTAATAGG CGGGCCGTCCACTTTAGCCACTTTTGTAGCAGTCTACTCTCTTTTTGGGCCAACCTATCCAGGAACATATGACAAGGATCGAGGAGTTTACACTCTATTTTATCCG GGTTTGTCGTTTGCTTTTCCAATTCCCTCCCAGTATACAGATTGCTGTCGTGATGGAGAAG CGGAACTACCTCTGGAGTTTCCAGATGGCACAACTCCAGTTACTTGCCGTGTATCAATATATGATAGTTCTACTGGCAGTAAAGTTGGCGTTGGATCTATGATGGACAAGGCCTGTACACCTCCTCTGCCTGCTGGCAGCCTCTACATGGAAGAAGTGCATGTAAAG CTGGGGGAAGAATTATGGTTTAGCATTGGCGGCCAACACATCCCCTTTGGTGCTTCACCGCAG GATGTTTGGACTGAGTTAGGTCGACCATGCGGAATCCATCAGAAACAG GTCGATCAAATGGTGATTCATTCTGCTTCAGATCCCCGACCAAGGACAACCCTTTGTGGTGATTACTTCTACAACTACTTTACTCGTGGCATAGATGTACTATTTGATGGGCAG ACACATAAGATCAAGAAGTTTGTCTTGCACACCAACTATCCTGGGCATGCTGATTTCAATTCATATATGAAGTGCAATTTTGTAATCCATTGTTCTGATT TTGTTGGGGCATATCATCAGGATGTAAACTCCTCTAAAGGCACTATAACAGCCAGCACAAAGTGGGAACAAGTTAAGGTGGATTCTTCCTTTCCTGTTTCATAT ATATCTTCTTTTTCTGGTCTCAATTTCAAGCTGACTCATCGTTAA